From the genome of Anopheles moucheti chromosome 3, idAnoMoucSN_F20_07, whole genome shotgun sequence, one region includes:
- the LOC128302199 gene encoding phenoloxidase 8-like, whose translation MADLTQKFHGLLQHPLEPLFLSKNNGTLFYDLPERFLTSRYRPIGQNLANRFGPNASSSTQVSNDTGVQPTVVTIRDLQELPDLSFASWVQRRDAFSLFNSEHRKAAGKLIKLFLNQPDADTLVDVAAYSRDRLNGPMFQYALSVALLHRPDTKSVPVPTMLHLFPDQFIDPATNPKMMEEGSIVLDENRMAISIPANFTANDNEPEQRMAFFREDIGINLHHWHWHLTYPGSGPPEVVRKDRRGELFYYMHQQILARYQVDRFAQGLGRLEPLVNLREPLREAYYPKLLRSANNRTFSARYPGMTLSDVVRTSDRTEVRIGDIESSITRLLAAIDAGSAINTDGSHVPLDDAKGIDILGNIIERSALSINRSLYGDLHNSGHTLLAYIHDPRGTYLESFGVMGGVATAMRDPVFYRWHKFVDNLFVRHKARLAPYTSPELSNSNVTLVALETQLDRTDGAKNSLVTYLERSQADLGSGLDFGPSGTAFVSFTHLQCAPFVYRLSINSSARGRRDTIRIFLLPRQDEQGRPLSFDDRRTLAIELDSFRVNLRSGMNTIVRRSDSSSITIPYERTFGNVVQANAGNVQSRFCGCGWPAHMLLPKGNANGVEYDLFAMVSRFEDDNANVEYDENTGCDDSYSFCGLRDRVYPSRRAMGFPFDRRAANSVRSVGDFVAPYKNMRLTTVTLRFMNSVIDRP comes from the exons ATGGCTGATTTAACACAAAAGTTCCATGGCCTTCTACAACACCCACTGGAGCCGCTGTTTCTCTCTAAAAACAATGGAACGCTGTTCTACGATCTACCGGAAAGGTTCCTAACGTCCCGGTATCGTCCGATAGGGCAAAATCTGGCCAATCGCTTCGGACCGAACGCGTCATCTTCGACGCAAGTTAGCAACGATACGGGCGTGCAGCCCACGGTGGTAACCATACGTGATCTGCAGGAACTCCCGGACCTATCCTTTGCTTCGTGGGTGCAACGTCGTGACGCATTTTCGCTGTTCAATTCCGAACATCGGAAAGCGGCAGGGAAGCTGATTAAGCTCTTTCTCAACCAACCGGACGCGGATACGTTAGTCGATGTGGCTGCTTACTCGCGTGATCGGCTAAATGGGCCCATGTTTCAGTACGCACTGTCGGTGGCACTGTTGCATCGCCCGGATACGAAGAGCGTGCCCGTACCGACGATGTTACACCTATTTCCCGATCAGTTCATTGATCCAGCCACCAATCCAAAGATGATGGAGGAAGGATCGATTGTGCTGGATGAGAACAGG ATGGCTATTAGCATACCGGCGAACTTTACCGCAAACGACAATGAACCGGAACAGCGGATGGCTTTCTTTCGCGAAGATATTGGCATAAATCTTCACCACTGGCACTGGCATTTGACGTACCCCGGTTCCGGCCCACCGGAAGTCGTACGAAAGGATCGTCGTGGAGAGCTGTTCTACTACATGCACCAGCAGATACTAGCCCGCTACCAAGTGGATCGTTTTGCCCAGGGCCTTGGACGACTAGAGCCATTGGTGAATCTACGGGAGCCGCTCCGTGAAGCTTACTATCCGAAGCTTTTGCGCTCGGCAAACAATCGTACATTCTCTGCCCGTTATCCCGGAATGACACTGAGCGATGTGGTCCGAACCAGTGACCGAACGGAAGTTAGAATTGGCGATATTGAATCATCGATTACGCGTCTGCTAGCGGCGATCGATGCCGGATCAGCCATTAAT ACTGATGGAAGCCATGTACCGCTGGATGACGCTAAAGGAATCGACATATTGGGCAACATCATCGAACGATCGGCTCTTTCGATCAATCGCAGTTTATACGGCGATCTGCACAATTCGGGCCACACACTATTGGCCTACATCCACGATCCCCGTGGCACCTATCTGGAGTCGTTCGGCGTGATGGGAGGAGTAGCGACCGCGATGCGCGATCCCGTGTTCTACCGCTGGCATAAGTTCGTGGACAATCTCTTTGTCAGGCACAAGGCTCGGCTCGCTCCGTACACTTCACCCGAGCTCTCCAACAGCAACGTTACGCTGGTTGCACTCGAAACGCAACTGGATCGCACCGATGGCGCTAAGAACAGTTTGGTGACGTACCTTGAGCGGTCCCAGGCAGATCTTGGCTCCGGGCTAGATTTCGGACCGTCCGGTACTGCCTTCGTTAGCTTCACCCATCTTCAGTGCGCACCGTTCGTCTATCGACTCAGCATCAACTCATCTGCACGTGGGCGACGCGACACGATACGCATCTTTTTGCTGCCACGCCAAGACGAACAGGGACGCCCATTGTCATTTGACGACCGACGCACGCTGGCCATCGAACTGGACAGCTTCCGTGTAAATT TACGCTCCGGTATGAACACTATCGTACGACGATCGGATAGCTCCAGCATTACCATCCCGTACGAGCGGACCTTTGGGAACGTTGTGCAGGCCAATGCGGGCAATGTGCAATCGCGATTCTGTGGTTGCGGTTGGCCAGCACATATGCTGCTGCCGAAAGGGAATGCGAACGGCGTTGAGTATGATTTGTTTGCCATGGTCTCCCGGTTCGAGGACGATAACGCTAACGTGGAGTATGATGA GAACACTGGATGTGACGATTCGTACTCGTTCTGTGGATTGAGAGACCGCGTCTATCCAAGCCGCCGTGCGATGGGTTTTCCGTTCGACAGACGAGCAGCAAACAGCGTACGATCAGTTGGCGATTTTGTTGCACCATACAAAAACATGCGACTAACTACGGTCACCTTACGGTTCATGAACAGTGTTATCGATCGACCATAA
- the LOC128302994 gene encoding phenoloxidase 8-like, whose amino-acid sequence MATVRDKFRGLLQHPYEPLFLPKNQGQLFYDLPENFFTERYRPIGQNLINRFGASAIPPQGASADTPVMNRVSINSIQEPDLAFAEAIPRRGAFSLFIPAHRQIAGRLIALFLEQPDADTLGDVAAFARDRLNGPLFQYALSSAVLHRTDTEDVPVPSFLHLFPDRFVDPAIFPQMLEEGRAVLQANRMSVDIPMNYTASERVTEQRLAYFREDIGVNLHHWHWHLVYPGDGPDRVVRKNRRGELFYYMHQQMIARYQVERYSQGLGNVTQLNNLRAPVPEPYYPKILRSANNRTYPARYTNMTMEDVQRADDQLRVIIADVERQLQRIVEAIDAGVVVQPGGQRTQLDNFRGIDILGDIIESSALSVNRDFYGDTHNSGHILLSFIHDPRGEFLESFGVMGDVTTAMRDPIFYRWHTYVNNLFQRHKLRFAPYGPADLSNPGVILNSLETELDRQGSVKNLFLTFWQRSQVDLGAGLDFGPEGNVFVTFTHLQHAPFNFRLQVAYTGQPKPATVRLFLAPKRNERGATLTFEEQRRLAIEMDTFRVNLLPGTNNIIRRSVNSSVTIPYERTFRNVGQSNAGDESFRFCGCGWPSHMLVPKGDAIGVEYDLFAMLSNHERDVVNPLFDEKMGCNDAHSFCGLRDRTYPDARNMGFPLDRRVPNGVQSFKDFIAPYPNMRVATVTVRFTNTVVRKMSDIETGFLCLMTRPTEPLFYPKYNGEIYMDLPSEYLPERYQPIADAIKTQHGSVAKHHITIKPVAELPDFSYTARVPRDGDFNLFNPAQRHTAGRLIADLIAQPDPETMLSVAAYARDRLNPTMFQYALAVALVHRKDTGSVPVPSFLEMFPTRFVDPALFPKLREEGFAVRQGQRVAIEVPHNATASEADPEQQLAYFREDIGVNLHHWHWHLVYPQEGPLEVVGKDRRGELFYYMHRQITARYNVERFCNRMPATKALKNMREPIPEAYFPKLLNSALNRTYPGRAANMVLSHVNRPEDDAVTTILELEASLGKIKEAIRSGFALAEDGTRVPLDATIGIDVLGNLIENSDLSVNVPYYGNYHSLGHVLIGYIHDPDNLYHEGHGVMGEFTTAMRDPTFYRFHHHVDDVFDMHKQKLPAYSEPELSFPGVSIADATVQITSGKAARNRLLTFWQRSQVDLGTGLDFGPHGNVLVTFTHLQHAPFAYQIMVHNETAEQKKGTVRIFLAPIYDAQGEQLLLSEQRRYVVEMDKFVVSLHPGENRIIRHSEQSSVTIPYERTFRRVDASNMPGSESFRFCNCGWPAHMLLPKGHPDGQPFELFIMVSDYKDDAVRQGFNPNENCNDSHSYCGLRDQLYPDRRAMGFPFDRLPSSEDHLMRDFVGRFSNMSRTVAEVLFTNTVISRT is encoded by the exons ATGGCTACGGTACGGGACAAATTTCGCGGGCTGCTGCAGCATCCGTACGAACCGCTGTTTCTGCCCAAAAACCAGGGCCAACTGTTCTACGATCTGCCGGAGAATTTCTTCACCGAACGGTACCGACCGATCGGGCAGAATTTGATCAATCGGTTCGGTGCGTCCGCCATACCGCCACAGGGTGCGAGCGCGGACACGCCTGTGATGAATCGCGTCTCGATCAACAGTATCCAGGAGCCGGATTTAGCGTTTGCCGAGGCCATTCCGCGGCGTGGTGCCTTTTCGCTCTTCATTCCGGCGCATCGCCAGATCGCGGGACGCTTGATCGCGCTATTTCTGGAGCAACCGGACGCAGACACGCTGGGCGATGTGGCGGCATTCGCGCGTGATCGTCTGAACGGGCCACTGTTTCAGTACGCTCTGTCCAGTGCGGTGCTGCATCGCACGGATACGGAAGATGTGCCGGTGCCTTCGTTTTTGCACCTGTTTCCAGACCGGTTTGTAGATCCGGCCATATTCCCACAAATGCTGGAGGAAGGTCGTGCTGTTTTGCAAGCAAACCGG ATGTCCGTAGACATTCCGATGAACTACACAGCCTCAGAACGTGTGACGGAGCAGCGGTTGGCGTACTTCCGCGAGGATATCGGTGTGAACCTGCACCACTGGCACTGGCATCTGGTGTATCCCGGGGATGGGCCCGATCGAGTAGTGCGAAAGAACCGCCGCGGTGAGCTTTTCTACTACATGCATCAGCAGATGATTGCCAGATATCAGGTCGAGCGGTACAGCCAGGGGTTGGGCAATGTGACGCAACTAAACAACCTTCGGGCACCCGTTCCGGAACCGTACTATCCGAAAATTCTGCGAAGTGCCAACAATCGTACGTATCCGGCACGGTACACCAACATGACGATGGAAGATGTCCAGCGCGCCGACGATCAGCTGCGGGTGATCATTGCGGATGTGGAGCGTCAACTTCAACGCATCGTCGAAGCGATCGATGCGGGCGTAGTCGTGCAG cCAGGAGGACAACGCACCCAGCTGGACAATTTCCGGGGCATTGACATCCTGGGGGATATTATTGAGAGTTCTGCCCTGTCGGTTAATCGGGACTTTTACGGCGATACGCACAACAGCGGACACATTCTGCTTTCCTTCATCCACGATCCGCGGGGCGAATTTCTGGAGAGCTTCGGCGTGATGGGTGACGTGACGACGGCCATGCGCGATCCCATCTTCTACCGTTGGCACACTTACGTGAACAATCTGTTCCAGCGCCACAAGCTACGGTTTGCGCCGTACGGTCCAGCTGACCTGAGCAATCCGGGCGTTATCCTGAACAGCCTCGAAACGGAGCTGGATCGTCAGGGAAGTGTGAAGAATTTGTTCCTCACGTTCTGGCAACGTTCGCAGGTCGATCTGGGCGCGGGGCTGGATTTCGGCCCGGAGGGCAACGTGTTCGTTACCTTCACACACCTGCAGCATGCCCCGTTCAACTTCCGGCTGCAGGTAGCTTACACTGGCCAACCGAAGCCCGCGACAGTGCGCCTCTTTCTCGCACCGAAACGCAACGAACGTGGCGCGACGCTGACGTTCGAGGAGCAACGACGGCTTGCCATCGAGATGGATACCTTCCGGGTGAACT TGCTGCCTGGCACGAACAACATCATACGCCGCTCGGTGAACTCGAGCGTCACGATCCCGTACGAGCGGACCTTCCGCAACGTGGGCCAATCGAACGCGGGTGATGAATCGTTCCGGTTCTGCGGGTGCGGATGGCCATCGCATATGCTTGTGCCGAAGGGTGATGCAATCGGCGTGGAGTATGATCTGTTCGCTATGCTGTCCAACCACGAGCGGGATGTAGTGAATCCGCTGTTTGACGA aAAAATGGGATGCAACGATGCACATTCGTTCTGCGGTTTGCGTGATCGTACGTATCCGGATGCCCGCAACATGGGTTTCCCGCTCGATCGTCGCGTACCGAACGGGGTTCAATCGTTTAAGGACTTCATTGCGCCATATCCGAACATGCGTGTCGCCACGGTGACGGTTCGCTTCACCAACACGGTCGTG CGCAAAATGTCGGACATCGAAACAGGATTCCTGTGTCTGATGACACGTCCAACGGAGCCACTGTTCTATCCAAAGTACAACGGCGAGATCTACATGGATCTACCCAGCGAGTATCTGCCGGAGCGCTATCAACCCATTGCGGACGCCATTAAAACACAACACGGATCGGTTGCGAAGCACCACATCACCATCAAACCGGTTGCCGAGTTGCCGGACTTCAGCTACACGGCCCGTGTACCACGCGACGGTGACTTTAATCTGTTCAATCCCGCCCAACGGCATACCGCGGGCCGGTTGATCGCGGATCTGATCGCCCAGCCCGACCCGGAAACGATGCTATCGGTGGCCGCCTATGCGCGCGATCGTCTCAACCCGACCATGTTCCAGTATGCGCTGGCCGTCGCGTTGGTGCATCGGAAGGATACGGGCAGCGTACCGGTGCCATCGTTTCTGGAAATGTTTCCCACCCGGTTCGTCGATCCGGCCCTGTTTCCCAAGCTGCGCGAGGAGGGTTTCGCCGTGCGGCAGGGGCAACGGGTGGCAATCGAGGTGCCACACAATGCGACCGCATCGGAGGCCGATCCGGAGCAGCAGTTGGCGTACTTCCGCGAGGACATCGGCGTGAACTTGCACCATTGGCACTGGCATCTGGTGTACCCGCAGGAGGGCCCGCTGGAGGTGGTGGGTAAGGATCGACGGGGCGAGCTGTTCTACTACATGCACCGTCAGATCACGGCGCGCTACAACGTGGAACGGTTCTGCAATCGGATGCCAGCGACGAAAGCGTTGAAAAATATGCGCGAACCCATCCCGGAGGCGTACTTTCCGAAGTTGCTGAACAGTGCGCTCAACAGAACGTACCCGGGCCGAGCGGCCAACATGGTGCTGAGT CATGTCAACCGTCCGGAAGATGACGCCGTCACGACCATTCTGGAGCTGGAAGCATCGCTGGGAAAGATCAAAGAGGCAATACGGTCAGGATTTGCCCTCGCG GAGGACGGCACGCGAGTCCCGCTGGATGCAACGATCGGGATCGATGTGCTTGGAAATCTCATCGAAAACTCGGATCTTTCGGTGAATGTGCCGTACTACGGCAACTACCATTCGCTCGGCCACGTCCTCATCGGGTACATCCACGATCCGGACAATCTGTACCACGAAGGGCACGGTGTGATGGGTGAGTTCACCACGGCGATGCGCGATCCCACCTTTTACCGTTTCCATCACCACGTGGACGATGTGTTCGATATGCACAAGCAGAAGCTTCCGGCGTACAGCGAGCCGGAGCTTTCGTTTCCGGGCGTATCGATCGCGGACGCCACGGTACAAATAACGAGTGGCAAGGCGGCCCGAAACCGGTTGCTCACCTTCTGGCAACGGTCGCAGGTTGATCTGGGGACGGGGTTAGATTTTGGCCCGCATGGTAACGTGTTGGTAACGTTTACCCACCTTCAGCACGCACCGTTCGCGTATCAAATCATGGTGCACAACGAAACGGCCGAACAGAAGAAGGGTACGGTGCGGATCTTCCTGGCGCCGATTTACGATGCCCAGGGCGAACAGCTGCTGTTGAGCGAGCAGCGTCGTTACGTGGTGGAGATGGACAAGTTTGTCGTGAGCT TGCATCCGGGTGAAAATAGAATCATCCGACATTCGGAGCAATCGAGCGTGACCATACCGTACGAAAGGACTTTCCGGCGGGTCGATGCCTCCAACATGCCCGGCTCGGAAAGCTTTCGGTTCTGCAATTGTGGCTGGCCTGCTCATATGCTGCTGCCCAAGGGCCATCCCGATGGGCAACCGTTCGAACTGTTTATTATGGTGTCTGACTACAAGGATGATGCAGTTCGTCAGGGTTTTAATCC GAACGAGAACTGTAACGATTCACACTCGTACTGTGGCTTGCGGGATCAGCTGTACCCCGATCGTCGTGCCATGGGCTTCCCCTTCGATCGTTTGCCGTCTTCCGAAGATCATTTGATGAGAGATTTTGTTGGTCGATTTTCCAACATGAGTCGCACTGTGGCGGAGGTACTGTTTACCAATACGGTCATTTCGCGCACATAA
- the LOC128304808 gene encoding phenoloxidase 8-like, translated as MADINTRFRGLLQRPYEPTFVPKNNGQLYYDVPDSYLTDHYRPFGAALQNRYGTNAQTRIPLPNITAPDLAYADTISRRGGFSVFQPGHQRVASQLIDLFLNQTNPDALSAIAVYARDRVNGPLFQYALSVALMHRTDTRDVEIPTFLELFPDRYIDPAVFPQLREEGTLVDQGDRRAIEIPMNFTASDRVDEQRLAYWREDIGVNLHHWHWHLVYPARGPDRIVRKDRRGELFYYMHQQTMARYNTERYANGLPRVAALRNFREAIPEGYFPKITRSSDGRSYPARHPNETLRDLNRVEDGVIVSIADMDLWTKRIIEAIDNGYAQSSTDQRVPLDNDNGIDLLGNMVEASALSVNLQYYGDLHNNGHNILGYIHDPDNSFLEGFGVVGDNTTAMRDPVFYRWHQHIDDIFVRHKQRLPAYTGQELSFNDVAVDNFEIQLNKTNAPMNILLTFWQRSQVNLGTGLDFGPEGNLFATFTHIQHAPFSYRIRVNNRAGGTRRGTVRIFFGPKTNERSQTLPFRDQRRLMVELDKFTVTLNAGANTIVRRSDQSSVTIPYERTFRNVAASSLTRNEAFQFCNCGWPNHMLLPKGSPEGLEYDFFVMVSDYTQDRVEDFDENVNCNDAHSFCGLRDRRYPDARSMGYPFDRFTAGSVGSLLDFTKPYVNMFVTPVKIRFTNTVIARS; from the exons ATGGCGGACATTAATACGCGCTTCCGGGGGCTGCTGCAGCGCCCGTACGAGCCAACGTTTGTGCCGAAAAACAATGGCCAACTGTACTACGATGTGCCGGACAGTTACCTTACCGACCATTACCGTCCGTTCGGGGCGGCATTGCAGAACCGGTACGGTACGAACGCGCAAACGCGCATTCCGCTGCCTAACATCACGGCGCCGGATCTGGCGTACGCGGATACGATTAGCCGTCGGGGTGGGTTTTCCGTGTTTCAACCCGGCCACCAGCGCGTCGCCAGCCAGCTGATCGATCTGTTTCTGAACCAAACCAATCCGGACGCGCTCAGCGCCATTGCCGTGTACGCGCGCGACCGTGTGAATGGGCCACTGTTTCAGTACGCGCTCTCGGTGGCGCTGATGCATCGTACGGATACGCGGGACGTCGAGATACCGACGTTTCTGGAGCTGTTTCCCGACCGCTACATCGATCCGGCCGTTTTCCCCCAGCTGCGCGAGGAAGGTACGCTGGTGGATCAGGGCGATCGGCGCGCGATTGAGATCCCGATGAACTTTACCGCCTCGGATCGGGTGGATGAGCAGCGGTTGGCGTACTGGCGGGAGGACATCGGTGTGAACCTGCACCACTGGCACTGGCATCTGGTGTATCCGGCCCGCGGACCGGATCGCATCGTGCGCAAGGATCGCCGCGGCGAGCTGTTCTACTACATGCACCAGCAAACGATGGCCCGCTACAACACGGAGCGTTACGCAAACGGTTTGCCACGTGTGGCCGCGCTTAGGAACTTCCGCGAGGCTATTCCGGAAGGGTACTTTCCTAAGATAACGCGCAGCTCCGATGGACGCTCTTATCCTGCGCGGCATCCCAATGAAACGTTGAGA GATCTGAACCGGGTTGAAGACGGAGTCATTGTATCGATCGCTGATATGGACCTGTGGACGAAACGAATTATCGAAGCAATTGATAATGGATACGCTCAATCT TCGACCGATCAGCGTGTTCCGCTGGACAACGACAACGGAATTGATCTGCTGGGCAACATGGTGGAAGCGAGCGCTCTATCGGTGAACCTGCAGTACTACGGTGATCTGCACAATAATGGGCACAACATTTTGGGCTACATCCACGATCCGGACAACTCGTTCCTGGAAGGTTTCGGTGTGGTCGGTGACAATACGACGGCGATGCGCGATCCGGTGTTCTATCGCTGGCATCAGCACATCGACGACATCTTCGTGCGCCACAAGCAACGACTGCCGGCGTACACCGGGCAAGAG CTCTCCTTTAACGATGTGGCGGTGGACAATTTCGAGATTCAGCTCAACAAAACGAACGCACCGATGAACATTCTGCTCACCTTCTGGCAGCGATCGCAGGTGAATCTTGGCACCGGGCTAGACTTTGGTCCCGAGGGCAACCTGTTCGCCACGTTCACGCACATCCAGCACGCACCGTTCAGCTACCGGATTCGGGTGAACAACCGTGCCGGTGGTACCAGGCGCGGCACGGTCCGTATCTTCTTCGGTccgaaaacgaacgaacgcagCCAAACGCTACCGTTCCGTGACCAGCGCCGTCTGATGGTGGAGTTGGACAAGTTCACCGTTACCC TTAATGCGGGCGCCAACACGATCGTGCGACGTTCGGATCAATCCAGCGTGACTATTCCGTACGAGCGAACGTTCCGGAATGTGGCCGCCTCTTCGCTGACACGCAACGAAGCGTTCCAGTTCTGCAACTGTGGCTGGCCGAACCATATGCTGCTGCCGAAAGGATCACCCGAAGGGTTGGAGTATGACTTTTTCGTCATGGTGTCGGATTACACGCAGGATCGTGTGGAGGATTTCGATGA GAACGTTAACTGCAACGATGCCCACTCGTTCTGTGGGTTGCGAGATCGACGCTATCCGGATGCGCGCAGCATGGGCTATCCGTTCGATCGGTTCACCGCTGGGTCGGTTGGAAGTTTGCTCGATTTCACCAAACCATACGTCAACATGTTCGTCACACCGGTGAAGATACGCTTCACAAATACGGTTATAGCACGTTCTTAA
- the LOC128304807 gene encoding phenoloxidase 8-like yields the protein MTNNNTLFRGLMQKPYEPTFVPKGDGKLYYDLPDAYLTDQYRPYGPSIQNRFGTNAEQRVPFPNITPPNLSFADVVSRRGVFSVFNAGHRRAAGQLIQLFLDQPNPTTLSAMAAYVRDRVNAPMFQYALAIALIHRDDTRDVEIPSFLELFPDRFVDPAVFPQLREESNLLDRGSRRAIDIPSNYTASDRVDEQRVAYWREDIGVSLHHWHWHLVYPSTGPERVVRKDRRGELFYHMHQQTIARYNIERWANGLPRTRSFSQLRETIPEAYFPKIVRSSDGRAYSCRYPDQVMKDVNRTEDESTVRLADMDVSIKRIFEAIDNGYAQATNGERIPLDNNKGIDILGDLLEASSISINFNYYGDYHQNGHVMLGYIHDPDNSYLEGVGVMGDLTTTMRDPLFYRWHQHIDDIFVRHKQRLPAYTDSDLSFNDITVDSFEVQLNKANAPKNVLLTFWQRSQFDLGTGLDFVPEGNLFVTFTHIQHAPFSYRIQANNNSGAMRRGTVRLFLGPKVNERGQVLPFRDQRRHMVELDKFTVDLRPGQNSIVRRSDQSNLTIPYERTFRNIAASSQPGTEVFQFCNCGWPSHMLLPKGSAAGLEYDFFVMISNYNQDRVEEFNENDNCNDAHMFCGLRDRRFPDARSMGYPFDRFTPNTVGTLQDFTRPYRNMAVTPVSIRFTNTVIART from the exons ATGACTAATAACAATACGCTGTTCCGTGGCTTGATGCAGAAACCGTACGAGCCGACGTTCGTACCGAAGGGCGATGGTAAGCTGTACTACGATCTGCCGGATGCATACCTTACGGACCAATACCGCCCGTACGGACCATCGATACAGAACCGCTTCGGCACAAACGCGGAACAGCGGGTGCCGTTCCCGAACATTACCCCACCGAATCTGTCGTTTGCGGATGTGGTAAGCCGCAGAGGTGTCTTTTCGGTGTTCAATGCCGGCCATCGAAGGGCCGCCGGCCAGCTGATACAACTGTTTCTCGATCAACCCAACCCGACCACGCTGAGCGCAATGGCGGCATACGTGCGTGATCGCGTGAATGCGCCAATGTTTCAGTACGCGCTGGCGATCGCACTTATCCACCGGGACGATACACGGGATGTTGAGATTCCGAGCTTTCTGGAACTGTTCCCGGACCGTTTCGTCGATCCGGCCGTATTTCCGCAGCTGCGCGAGGAAAGCAACCTGCTGGATCGGGGTAGCAGACGCGCCATTGACATCCCGTCCAACTATACCGCGTCGGACCGGGTTGATGAGCAGCGGGTGGCGTACTGGCGGGAAGATATCGGCGTTAGCTTGCACCACTGGCACTGGCATCTGGTGTACCCTTCGACGGGTCCGGAACGGGTTGTGCGGAAGGATCGACGGGGTGAGCTGTTCTACCATATGCATCAGCAGACGATTGCCCGGTACAACATCGAACGATGGGCCAACGGGTTGCCGCGGACACGATCGTTCAGCCAGCTGAGGGAAACCATCCCGGAAGCTTACTTCCCGAAGATTGTGCGAAGTTCCGACGGGAGGGCCTATTCGTGTCGCTATCCGGATCAAGTGATGAAG GATGTGAATCGAACTGAGGATGAGTCGACGGTCCGATTGGCAGATATGGACGTCTCCATAAAGCGCATTTTTGAAGCAATCGATAATGGATACGCGCAGGCG ACGAATGGAGAACGCATTCCGCTGGACAACAACAAGGGAATTGATATCCTTGGGGATTTACTGGAGGCAAGCAGCATTTCAATCAACTTCAACTACTACGGCGATTACCACCAGAACGGACACGTCATGTTGGGGTATATACACGATCCGGACAACTCTTATCTGGAGGGCGTCGGTGTTATGGGCGATCTAACGACAACCATGCGCGATCCGCTGTTTTATCGCTGGCATCAGCACATCGACGACATCTTCGTGCGCCACAAGCAACGACTGCCGGCATACACAGACTCTGAT CTTTCATTTAACGACATTACGGTGGATTCCTTCGAGGTGCAGCTGAACAAAGCGAACGCACCGAAGAATGTGCTGCTAACATTTTGGCAGCGGTCCCAGTTTGATCTCGGCACGGGGTTAGATTTCGTGCCGGAGGGCAATCTGTTCGTGACGTTCACCCATATCCAACATGCGCCATTCAGCTACCGGATACAGGCGAACAATAACAGCGGTGCTATGCGACGTGGTACCGTTCGACTGTTTCTGGGCCCGAAAGTGAACGAACGCGGGCAGGTGTTGCCGTTCCGTGACCAGCGTCGTCACATGGTGGAGTTGGATAAATTCACCGTTGACT TGCGTCCCGGACAGAACTCCATCGTCCGACGTTCGGATCAATCGAATTTAACTATCCCGTACGAGCGAACGTTCCGAAACATCGCCGCCTCGAGCCAACCGGGGACGGAGGTGTTCCAGTTTTGCAATTGCGGATGGCCATCCCATATGCTACTGCCGAAAGGATCGGCGGCCGGTCTGGAGTATGATTTTTTCGTAATGATCTCCAACTACAACCAGGACCGGGTGGAAGAGTTTAACGA AAACGATAACTGCAACGATGCGCACATGTTTTGCGGTTTGCGTGATCGTCGCTTTCCCGACGCTCGCAGCATGGGCTACCCGTTCGATCGCTTCACACCGAACACCGTCGGAACCTTGCAGGACTTTACGCGCCCGTACAGAAACATGGCTGTGACACCGGTTTCGATTCGCTTCACAAACACCGTAATTGCACGCACTTGA